The DNA window GACTCGAACTGGACCAGAAGGGCATGTTCGTCGACAGGACATCGCCGGGAAACAACAAGATCACCGGCCGGGCGACCGGAACCGGAGCCATCGGCGGCCGCGTCGCCGGGACGGTTGACATCCTCGGACACCTCGTCGGCGGCGACATTCTTCTCATCGTCGACTACACCAACGGCGGAACGAAGCCGATCGTGAGCGTCCGCGAATGGAGCACCAACAGCGGCGGGTCATGGACGTTGATAGCGGATTCTCTCACCGCGGGAAAAGGATTCGTAACCACCAACACCGCCAACATCCCGGCTGTCGCGCCGGGGCAGGGCGTATCGCCGCAGGGGAACCTGACCGATACCACGGTCGCACTTCAGTTTGTCGAATTCGGCCTCGATCTCACCGGCCTGAACCTCCTGCCGCTCGACCCTTGCAACCCGTTGGCGACGGCACTCTTCCAGACGCGTTCCTCCGCGTCATTCACAAGTTCACTCATGGATTTTGCCCTCGGCAGGTTCGCGGTCATTCCTCCGCCGGCGGCGGATGCGGGACCCGATCAGGCGGTTTGCTCCGCCGGAGATGTGAACTCGTTCACGCTCGCAGGGAGCGCCACGAACGGCACGCCCCTCTGGTCGGTGCTGAGCGGCCGCGTTGCGATCGCGGACCCGAGCTCGCTCACCTCGTCGATCACCGACACGGGAACGGGCACGGCACTCCTCGTCCTCACGGTGACGAGCACCCAGGGTTGCGGCGTGGTCTCTGACACCGTTGCAATCACGGTCAACCCGAACCCGACAGTCTCCGTCAACAGCCCGGAAGTCTGCGCAAGCACGCTTCCGTCGACACTGACCGCTACTCCGGCAGGCGGGACGGGTTCCAAGACGTTCGCGTGGAGCACGGGCGCGACAACCTCGACGATCAGCACCAGCACGGCGGGGACCTATTCGGTGACGGTGACAGACACGAAGGGCTGCACGGGCTCAGGCACGGGCACACTCACCGTCAATCCGAACCCGACGGTGTCGGTGCCGAATGCTGAAGTGTGCGCGAGCGCGGTTCCCGGCACACTCACGGCGACTCCGTCCGGCGGAACGGGTTCCAAGACGTTTGCATGGAGCACGGGTGCCACGACATCAACGATCAGCAGCAGCACGACCGGCACATTCTCCGTGACCGTCACCGACACGAAGGGTTGCACCGGCTCGGGCTCCGGCACTCTCACGGTCAATCCGAATCCGACGGTTTCGGTCAATAACCCTTCGTCATGCTCAGGGACTGCGGCCACGTTGACCGCGACTCCGGCGGGCGGAACCGGTTCGAAGACGTTCGCATGGAGCTCCGGTGAAACCACGTCAACCATCAGCACGAGCACCGCGGGCACCTATAGCGTGACCGTGACCGACACGAAGGGATGCACGGGTTCCGGTACAGGGACGCTTTCGACAAACCCGAACCTAACGGTCGGAGTCAACAGCCCTGAAGTCTGCGCAAGCACCCTTCCCGCAACCTTGACGGCCACGCCAAGCAGTGGAACCCCCAACTTTACCTATTCATGGAGCACCGGCGCAACGACTTCGACGATCGGAGCGAGCACTGCCGGAACATATTCCGTGACCGTGACCGATTCCAAGGGGTGCACCGGTTCCTCGACGGGCACTCTGACGGTCAATCCGAATCCGACGGTTACCGTGAATAGCCCCGAGGTGTGCGCGAGCACGCTCCCGGCGACACTGACGGCGACACCGGCGGGCGGAACAGGCGCTGCGGGTTTCGCATGGAGCACAGGCGCGACGACCTCGACGATCAGCACGAGCACAGGCGGCACCTACAGCGTGACCGTGACCGACACGAAGGGTTGCACGGGCTCCGGTTCGGGCACGCTGACAGTCGATCCCAATCCGACGGTTTCGGTCAATAGCCCCTCAGTGTGCGGAGGTGTTGCGGCTACCCTGACGGCGACGCCGGCAAGCGGAACGGGTGCAAAGACGTTCGCATGGAGTTCCGGTGAAACCACCTCGACGATCAGCACGAGCACTGCAGGCACCTACAGCGTGACCGTGACCGACACGAAGGGATGCACCGGTTCAGGTTCGGGCACCGTCTCCGTTACTCCGAATCCGACGGTTTCCGTCAACAGCCCGGAAGCCTGCTCAGGGACTTCGGCTACTCTGACCGCGACACCTGCAGGCGGAACGGGATCAAAGACGTTCGCATGGAGCACCGGCGCGACGACCTCGACGATCAGCACGAGCACTGCAGGCACATACAGTGTGACCGTGACCGACACGAAAGGCTGCACGGGTTCCGGAACCGGCACCCTCACGGTCGATCCGAATCCGACAGTCTCGGTGGCGAACGACAGCGTCTGCCCGGGGACAGCGGCCACACTGACCGCATCGGCCAGCTCGGGCACGCCGGGGTATTCGTATTCGTGGAGCACGGGCGCCACGACCTCGACGATCAGCACGAGCACAGCCGGCACCTACAGCGTGACCGTGACCGATACCAAGGGCTGCACGGGCTCCGGTACCGGCAGGCTCGTGAATTACACTCCGCCGACTGTGAGTGCGACGGGCGGAACGATCACGTGCATCCAGCATTGCGTCCAAATCTCCGCAAGCCCGTCGGGCATGACGTACAGCTGGACCGGGCCGGGTGGATATACATCCGCGGCGCAGAGCCCCACCGTCTGCGACTCCGGCACCTACCTGGTGACGGTGACCGACACGCACGGTTGTTCGGGTACGGCTTCGGCGCATGTCAGGAATGTGATTCCTACCATACCCCCCTGCAGTCCCACCGACACCGTTAAGAAAGGGTTTGAGCTGGACGGCAACGCATTCGCCGTCTCGCCCAATCCTCCGGACGATTGGAATCTGTTCCTCCCCGGCGGGATCAATGGTTCCACGGTGAGCACCGGGATCGTAAACGATTTCCCGTCGAACAATGATGATTACTTCGTGATCGGGACCAAGGATCTCACGGACGTCACTTCCTGGAGGTATAACATCCAGAGCACGCCCGACAAGGACGACATCCTGCACGGCGGAGCCGCGCAATACGGCGGGAAGCTCTATTTCTTCGGCGACAGGTACGACGTGAGCGGCGACGCGCAGATCGGCTTCTGGTTCCTGAAGGATACCGTGAATGTCGTCGTGCCGGGGAGCACCTTCAGCGGCAAACACCAGGTCGGCGACCTGCTCGTCCTTTCCAATTTCATCAAGGGCGGCGGAGTCCCGCAGATCCTGGCGTTCGAATGGGTAGGGAGCGGCGGTTCCGACGGACAGCTCGATTCGCTGCCGGTTGCGTCGATACACAGATTCGCCATCGTCAACACGACTCCTCAGCCCTCGCCGTGGCCATTCCAGGCCAAGGGGAGAGTCGCAGCGAACACATTCCCCGCCGGCGCATTCTTCGAGGGAGGTATCGATCTGGCATGCCTGGTCGGTATTAACCCTTGCTTCTCCAATTTCATCCTGGAGACAAGGTCTTCGCAGTCGGTGACCGCATCGCTGAAGGATTTCCTCATCGGCCATTTCTCTCCTTCCGACGGAGCGATAAGCATCCCGCTGAACCCCGCGGGCCTGGAAGAAAATTCCGCCGGCAGCGGGAAGAGCGCAACAATCCCCTCGGGCTATTCGCTGCACGCGAACTATCCGAATCCGTTTAACCCGACGACGCAGATCAAGTTCGATCTGCCGGAAGCGAGCACCGTCCGGTTGAGCGTGTTCAACATCCTCGGTCAGGAAGTTGCGACGCTCGTGAACGGGACGATGGCCGCCGGCTATCAGTCGGTCGAATGGAACAGCGCGAATCGTGCGGGTGCGTCATTGCCGTCGGGTGTTTACATGTACCGGCTGCAGGCGACCTCGATCACGAGCGGGAAAGAGTTCCACGACGTGATGAAGATGGTGTTGATGAAGTAAGCTGTCAGGAAACGGGTAAAACGATGGGGTGGTCCCGGAGAGGGGGCCACCCCGTTGTTTTTATTCTCGATTCCGAATCGGAAAATGAATCGCAAATTATTTGCGAGGAATCCCGCAACTAAGTTGGTGAGAAAAAATACGTAGAAAAATCAGTGATATCCCTCATGACAATCTTGATCCGCTTTTGTAAGTTGCAACAAGTTGAGACGGGAGCCCTGAGAGTCTAACTAAGTTTCAGAAGTTTCCTCCTCGGGAAGCAGTACCCTTTCTTCGTTAGTTCAAAGTCTTCTTGTCGGATCCGATCTATAAGATTCTTTATGGACCGCTTCATTATCGAACTAGCATCAGTACTTCCAGCCAGATGGCTCGCCGGCCGTCGATACCCTGCACAAGGGGTCTGTCGCCGCGCGGGATCATTCACCGGGGATCACACTCCTTCTCTCCGATTTAAGTCCTTCCCTGTCAAGCAAAACCGCACAACACTCACTTCAATCAATCA is part of the Bacteroidota bacterium genome and encodes:
- a CDS encoding T9SS type A sorting domain-containing protein, whose amino-acid sequence is MMLSTSFSNLRGKAPALRVLCFALSLLTLAMLAFPGGAFAQTAPAGNPGSAANVEIDANYFSGVTFTGASFLSGNDWSQGATGSALLLQSGGRSVLGLNNATNSLWFRDPNWGTGNDPTQYKGGQKNDQAIDAASTHWAVTDTTAGGGSPQKNDITNCYISTQVDGATGHRWVVAGFETRATNGVSFAGLELDQKGMFVDRTSPGNNKITGRATGTGAIGGRVAGTVDILGHLVGGDILLIVDYTNGGTKPIVSVREWSTNSGGSWTLIADSLTAGKGFVTTNTANIPAVAPGQGVSPQGNLTDTTVALQFVEFGLDLTGLNLLPLDPCNPLATALFQTRSSASFTSSLMDFALGRFAVIPPPAADAGPDQAVCSAGDVNSFTLAGSATNGTPLWSVLSGRVAIADPSSLTSSITDTGTGTALLVLTVTSTQGCGVVSDTVAITVNPNPTVSVNSPEVCASTLPSTLTATPAGGTGSKTFAWSTGATTSTISTSTAGTYSVTVTDTKGCTGSGTGTLTVNPNPTVSVPNAEVCASAVPGTLTATPSGGTGSKTFAWSTGATTSTISSSTTGTFSVTVTDTKGCTGSGSGTLTVNPNPTVSVNNPSSCSGTAATLTATPAGGTGSKTFAWSSGETTSTISTSTAGTYSVTVTDTKGCTGSGTGTLSTNPNLTVGVNSPEVCASTLPATLTATPSSGTPNFTYSWSTGATTSTIGASTAGTYSVTVTDSKGCTGSSTGTLTVNPNPTVTVNSPEVCASTLPATLTATPAGGTGAAGFAWSTGATTSTISTSTGGTYSVTVTDTKGCTGSGSGTLTVDPNPTVSVNSPSVCGGVAATLTATPASGTGAKTFAWSSGETTSTISTSTAGTYSVTVTDTKGCTGSGSGTVSVTPNPTVSVNSPEACSGTSATLTATPAGGTGSKTFAWSTGATTSTISTSTAGTYSVTVTDTKGCTGSGTGTLTVDPNPTVSVANDSVCPGTAATLTASASSGTPGYSYSWSTGATTSTISTSTAGTYSVTVTDTKGCTGSGTGRLVNYTPPTVSATGGTITCIQHCVQISASPSGMTYSWTGPGGYTSAAQSPTVCDSGTYLVTVTDTHGCSGTASAHVRNVIPTIPPCSPTDTVKKGFELDGNAFAVSPNPPDDWNLFLPGGINGSTVSTGIVNDFPSNNDDYFVIGTKDLTDVTSWRYNIQSTPDKDDILHGGAAQYGGKLYFFGDRYDVSGDAQIGFWFLKDTVNVVVPGSTFSGKHQVGDLLVLSNFIKGGGVPQILAFEWVGSGGSDGQLDSLPVASIHRFAIVNTTPQPSPWPFQAKGRVAANTFPAGAFFEGGIDLACLVGINPCFSNFILETRSSQSVTASLKDFLIGHFSPSDGAISIPLNPAGLEENSAGSGKSATIPSGYSLHANYPNPFNPTTQIKFDLPEASTVRLSVFNILGQEVATLVNGTMAAGYQSVEWNSANRAGASLPSGVYMYRLQATSITSGKEFHDVMKMVLMK